A stretch of DNA from Takifugu flavidus isolate HTHZ2018 chromosome 13, ASM371156v2, whole genome shotgun sequence:
ggggggggtccctgtAGGCCGGGGACCCTCTCCTCAGCAGCCAAGGACAATAAACATCTGCAGAGTTCAGCTTCAAGGCCTGTGAAACAGGTGCAGACCCGAATCACAGCCCACTGTGTGAACAGTGGATAAAGCAGTGTAAACAACCCGGCCTATGGGCCCCAGGCGTCAGGGTGCGGGCCACAAAACATCCCCTCTCTGTGTCCGGGGGGGGTTCAAAGGTGCCCCTGTCGATAACTGGTGGGGCTACAGAAGAAGCAGTGGGGACTGTttgtgctccagcagcagctttgaaGCCGCTGAAACAGGGTTTCCACCAATTAAAGTTCAGGTTTACACAGAAGCAGGAACACAAAGACTTTACACACCTTCCTTTATTACTAGGACGGAGCAGCGTCAGTGACGCGTCGCCTCGTCTCAACCACCTTCACGTCGGTACGTTTGGAACCAGGTTTTCGGCCGCTCAAGGCCTCCTGGTTACCCAGCAGGGACGTATGAGGAGGCCGAACCCTGCAGGGCAGGAATGTGGGCTGCCCATTGAACAAATACAGCTCATATTTCAATGTGTAAAACAATTACAcgtctaaaaaaaataaaaacccacactGGAGAAGAGAATTCCCAGCACCGAAAATAAACCACTACACAGAGAGAATCACCCTGAACCAACAACATCCACATGGCAAACAATCCCCTATTTTGACTTAAAAAGGCATAAAATGAGAAATCTGACTAATCAAACCAACCTGGAGGCAATTCCATCCCAGggaacacaaaacaaacagtaTAACGAAGGCAATCATGGCCCCGTCTGTGATACGAGACGCTGCATTGAACCAGCAGCACCttcctgcaggtcctgctggCCTACAGAGACCTGACACATTCCTCTCAGGGCCCCTTTAGCACGGGTCTGTGGCTGCTTGAGCCTCAGCGGGGGGGCTCATGTGAGCACCCTGTAAGGCCGGAGGTGCAGACGCTCGGGAGAGCTCAAGGTCGCGTCGGCTTTGTTACCGGGAcacaactgccccccccccccaatcaggggaaggaaagaaacctggagcaggccCCTCGACAGTAGCACATTCATCTTTATACAGTGCACGTAAgcaggagggcggggggggggggcaatttgTGGGGCTTTTAAGAGCcggttgatttaaaaaaagcctcATAGAAGATTTAATGATCTGTCTTTCAGGTCTGGACTAGACAGAAGGTCTGGGGGACGCGGTTGAGGATTAGAACAGGAACGTGCAACCAGTGACCAGGCCTGTTTGTGCAGATTAGGATTACAAACGCTGTTCCTAATACAGTTAAATTCTCCAGAACCCGGTTAGTTACAATCACACATAAACAGGTTTTCAGCATGAAGGAATGACAGCGTATCCCATAATCTCTGTAACAGGGAAGGAAATGGACATCCTGTAAATCTGACGAgcacagaaatgatcagatcaacaACAAGCTGCCGCCGACGGTGACGGTGACGGACCGGAGGACCCACAGAAACCGGGTCGCTGTTGTTAGAGCCTCGAGGTTCATCAATAAATACGATTCATCTCAACAAAAGTCAGTAAAACTCCAACAGGACTTGGATGAATCAACCCCTCAGAGCACCAGCAGTAATAAAACCAAGATATTCACTTCAGGACCtttgtgagcatgtgtgtgcgcgtgtgtgtgtgtgtgtgtgtgtgtgtgtgtgtgtgtgcgtgtgtgtgtgatgcaacAGCGTCAGTGAGGCTGCTTGTTGACGTCCGCTGATGCCGCCtcctggaggaaggaggtgaaggaggagcgGACGGTCCGGCCGCACAGAGGCTGCTGCACGCGGAAGTTGTTCACCATGCTCTTCTGAACTTCCTCCTCGgcggaggtgaagaggaggctgcGGAAGACGGCCAGCTGGGAAGAAAACGGGATCCGGGATGAGAAGAGCTGCCCACGAGGGTTCGGAACCCAGGGCAGAAACCTCCGTTATGTTTGCACTGAATCAAGGGATCAAGAGTAATTAGAGTAAAGCTTTAGCAGCACTATTaacaccagcagcagttgctcaagggtacctcggcaatgctctgaaggacaccttccatgttttgtcttgaaccgagaaccctctgctcctcagactgAGCTGTGACATACGAACCATTTATTTGTCCTCTTTTCTAAACCCCCCTCACACCCACCTGGTCGTGGCTGACTTCTATGTGCTGCTTCATGACGATCCAGGTGACGGACTCGGTCAGCGGGGGGGTGGTCAGAGAGCCGTGGTACGTCCAGTAGTCCTCGGTGTTGGACGGAAGAAGACAGGCGGGGTCGAACCGGGTGAACTCCACCACGCTGCCCTGCACACGGGACAGACGGGGCAAGAATTTACCAACAGCCAAAAGAGCGTTTAACCCCCGATCGTGGAAAGTTTGGCTGCACGTGCGTGTCCCCGTGAACGTGCTGACCTTGTGTCTGATAGCAGGCAGGGCGTCTACCAGCTTCTGCAGCCCTTCGTGTCTCTTTCCCACCTACACCAGCAGGAGAACAAGAATCCGGATTATTCAGGGTTGAACGCTCGAGTCCTGCAGAACGAGGTCGGCTCAGTACCTTCAGAAACACCCCAATTACAGCCAGGCCGTTGTCCCCACTCACAGCCTCCTCAAACAAACTGTACTTGTCAGAGTTCCAGTGGACCAAGTGGAGCTGAGAACATACACAGATGCAACCAGACAGAGGTTTTTAGGCGTGGGTCCGGAGAACAAGAAACAACTCtttggtgacatctggtggcgGGATTAGGAACTACACCGTCTGAACGTTGGAGTCATCAACCTTTTTCCGTGTAGCTGCTGAAGAAAATGGACTTTTGACGGTGACTATACAGGAAATATtacaaaccatttttttttggggggggggggggggggggtcagctatGATGCTCTACGGCAGCACAGGGGCAGCAACATGAGCAGGGCAGCTTAAATGTGCCGGTTAGTTCAGGACTTCTTTAGAGAAATCCTCAGGATCACACTCCCAACAGTCGTGGGATGAGTCAGGTCTTTGTTtggaataagctgctggtttaAATCCTTCGCAACATCAACATCTATAGCCGCCCTCTGAACGCGTCCCTTGTCTCAGGACTCAGGTGTCTCTGTCCACCTGAGCAGCAGACACCTGCCGCCCGAGGCCTCCCTGGGAACGACAACAGGCATTT
This window harbors:
- the ca5a gene encoding carbonic anhydrase 5A, mitochondrial isoform X1, with the translated sequence MVLLPARVGALAAGLCRGLARTSHRISAVRRCNLAACSSKYVLSQIHPMWQQPIAVPGGHCQSPIDIVVRKSVFDSALKPLATDYDPETCQQIWNNGYSFLVEYDDSADKSTLKGGPLQDQFRLCQFHFHWGESNAWGSEHTVDRRLFPAELHLVHWNSDKYSLFEEAVSGDNGLAVIGVFLKVGKRHEGLQKLVDALPAIRHKGSVVEFTRFDPACLLPSNTEDYWTYHGSLTTPPLTESVTWIVMKQHIEVSHDQLAVFRSLLFTSAEEEVQKSMVNNFRVQQPLCGRTVRSSFTSFLQEAASADVNKQPH
- the ca5a gene encoding carbonic anhydrase 5A, mitochondrial isoform X2 — encoded protein: MSSSDLAEMDCVSRKEAAQRNMRLHPMWQQPIAVPGGHCQSPIDIVVRKSVFDSALKPLATDYDPETCQQIWNNGYSFLVEYDDSADKSTLKGGPLQDQFRLCQFHFHWGESNAWGSEHTVDRRLFPAELHLVHWNSDKYSLFEEAVSGDNGLAVIGVFLKVGKRHEGLQKLVDALPAIRHKGSVVEFTRFDPACLLPSNTEDYWTYHGSLTTPPLTESVTWIVMKQHIEVSHDQLAVFRSLLFTSAEEEVQKSMVNNFRVQQPLCGRTVRSSFTSFLQEAASADVNKQPH